The region CATACATTTAATCAAAATTTAAGCTTTGATGATTCAAGGTTGGAATACATTCAGAACAGGATAAATTCAATTAATAGTTTAGAAAAAAAAATGAATGTTATTGGAGTTAATGGTATCATAACCAAAATTAATAAGATGAAATTGGACTTGCAGGAAATGTTAAATGTTACACAAGACATTGAAACTATTAAAGAGAAAATTAATAGTTTAAATTTTGATTTAAGAAGTTTTGCTAATGGTATAAGTTTACTTAGAAAAAAAAGTGCTATTGATCTTGCTAGAATTATTGAAAATGATTTATATGATTTAGGAATGTCCGATCCCGTCTTATCATTTAATTTTGATCAAAACTCTGAATTACTGCCTAATGGATATGATGTAATTACGTTATTATTTTCAGCAAATAAGGGTTATGATATGATGCCCATAAATAAAATTGCATCTGGAGGAGAGATTGCAAGGTTAATGCTGTGTGTTAAAAAACATTTATTTGGTATGCTTGATTTTTCTACAATAATTTTTGATGAAATTGATGCTGGTGTTTCAGGTGAAATAGGTAGAAAGATGGGGCGTATCTTAAAAAAAATATCTTCCAGAGGACAAGTTGTTTGTGTAACCCACTTGCCTCAAATTGCTTCATTGGGTGATTTACACTATAAGGTTTATAAAAAGGATATTGGAGACAGCTTAATAACTAATGTTGTTGAATTAAAAGATGAAGATAGAGTTATGGAATTAGCTAGAATGTTAAGTGGAGATCAAGTAAATGAAGAAGCTGTTGCTAATGCAAAAAAAATGCTTGATATTTGATATAAAAAGATAAACTTATGTCTCATAATTTATTAGTAGGTAAAAAAGGAATTATTTTTGGTGCACTTGATTCATCATCAATTGCATGGAAAGTTGCTACACAATGTATTGAAAACGGTGCTGAAATTATTTTATCTAATGCTCCCATTGCATTAAGAATGGGCTCTATTGGTGAGTTAGCTAAAATTTGTAATTCAAAGGTGATTTCTGCCGATGCAACCTCTGTAAGTGATTTAGAAAGTCTATTTAGCGCCGCTAAAAAAGAATTTAATGGTAAAATTGATTTTGTTCTTCACTCTATAGGTATGTCGTTAAATGTTAGAAAAAAAAGACATTATACTGATCTTAATTATGACTTTCTAATGAAGGGTTTAGATGTGTCTGCTGTTTCATTTCATAAAATGTTACAAGTTGCTTATAAATTAAATATTATGAATGAATATGGTTCTATTCTAGCTCTTTCATATATTGCTGCTCAGAGAACGTTTCCTGATTATAATGATATGGCTGATAATAAGTCTTATTTGGAATCTATTGCAAGAAGTTTTGGTTATCATTATGGAAAACGTAATAGAGTTAGAGTTAATACAATATCACAATCTCCAACTTTTACAACTGCTGGAAAAGGTGTAGCTGGCTTTGATGCATTTTTTGACTACGCAAATAAAATATCTCCTATGGGAAATGCGAGTTCTGATGATTGTGCAAAGTATTGCGTTAGTTTATTTTCTGATTACACAAGAATGGTCACGATGCAAAACTTATTTCATGATGGTGGTTTTTCAAATACCGGTGTGTCACAGGATATAATTGAAATATTAAAAAAGTAATTATCATTTAATTACAATGTCAC is a window of Flavobacteriales bacterium TMED191 DNA encoding:
- a CDS encoding SDR family oxidoreductase — its product is MSHNLLVGKKGIIFGALDSSSIAWKVATQCIENGAEIILSNAPIALRMGSIGELAKICNSKVISADATSVSDLESLFSAAKKEFNGKIDFVLHSIGMSLNVRKKRHYTDLNYDFLMKGLDVSAVSFHKMLQVAYKLNIMNEYGSILALSYIAAQRTFPDYNDMADNKSYLESIARSFGYHYGKRNRVRVNTISQSPTFTTAGKGVAGFDAFFDYANKISPMGNASSDDCAKYCVSLFSDYTRMVTMQNLFHDGGFSNTGVSQDIIEILKK